The sequence CGACAACGCCGCCAACCGAAGCGCCAGGGCGCGCCGCAGCCCCGCCAGTCCTATTGCCGGTCTCTCTAAGCGGATGTAACAGGGTTCGGCCGGTCCGCTGAGCGCACCCTGTGGAGAGAGGCACCCCTTCGTGAAGATCGTCGCCGCCGACGTCATCGTCTCCAGCCCCGACCGCAACTTCGTCACCCTGAAGCTCACCACCGAGGACGGCATCACCGGGCTCGGCGACGGCACGCTCAACGGACGCGAGCTCTCGGTGGCCTCGTACCTGCGCGACCACCTGGTGCCGCTGCTGCTCGGGCGGGACGCGCACCGCATCGAGGACACCTGGCAGTTCCTCTACCGCTCGGCGTACTGGCGCCGCGGGCCGGTCACCATGGCCGCCATCGCCGCGGTCGACGTCGCGCTCTGGGACATCAAGGCCAAGGCCGCCGGCATGCCGCTCTACCAGCTGCTCGGCGGCGCGTCGCGGGCCGGCATCATGGCGTACGGCCACGCCTCCGGCCGCGACCTGCCGGAGCTGTTCGACTCGATCCGCGCCCACCTCGACCAGGGCTTCCGGTCGATCCGGGTGCAGACCTCGGTGCCCGGCATCAACGCCGTCTACGGCGTGGCCACCCAGACCGGTGCCGACGGCAGGCGCTACGACTACGAGCCGGCCCGGCGCATCCCGCTGCCGGCCGAGGAGGACTGGGACAGCCGCGCGTACCTGCGTCACCTGCCGGGGGTCTTCGAGGCGGTCCGCAACGAGTTCGGCCCGGAGCTGCCACTGCTGCACGACGGGCACCACCGGATGACCCCGATCCAGGCCGCCAGGCTGGGCAAGGCCCTCGAACCGTACGACCTGTTCTGGCTGGAGGACTGCACCCCCGCGGAGAACCAGCAGGCGCTGCGGCTGGTCCGCCAGCACACCACCACGCCGCTGGCCATCGGCGAGGTCTTCAACACCGTCTGGGACTACCAGACCCTGATCTCCGAACAGCTGATCGACTACGTCCGCTCCGCCGTCACCCACACCGGCGGCATCACCGCGATGCGCAAGTTGCTCGACTTCGCCGCCCAGTACCAGATCAAGTCGGGCATCCACGGCCCGACCGACATCTCGCCGGTCGGCATGGCCGCCGCGCTGCACCTGGACCTGGCCATCCACAACTTCGGCATCCAGGAGTACATGCGCCACGGGCCGCTCACCGACGAGGTGTTCCGCCAGTCGTTCACGTTCGTCGACGGTTACCTGCACCCCGGCGAGCAGCCCGGTCTCGGCGTGAAACTGGACGAAGAGGCCGCCGCGCGGTTCCCGTACGTGCCG is a genomic window of Micromonospora tarapacensis containing:
- the manD gene encoding D-mannonate dehydratase ManD, which gives rise to MKIVAADVIVSSPDRNFVTLKLTTEDGITGLGDGTLNGRELSVASYLRDHLVPLLLGRDAHRIEDTWQFLYRSAYWRRGPVTMAAIAAVDVALWDIKAKAAGMPLYQLLGGASRAGIMAYGHASGRDLPELFDSIRAHLDQGFRSIRVQTSVPGINAVYGVATQTGADGRRYDYEPARRIPLPAEEDWDSRAYLRHLPGVFEAVRNEFGPELPLLHDGHHRMTPIQAARLGKALEPYDLFWLEDCTPAENQQALRLVRQHTTTPLAIGEVFNTVWDYQTLISEQLIDYVRSAVTHTGGITAMRKLLDFAAQYQIKSGIHGPTDISPVGMAAALHLDLAIHNFGIQEYMRHGPLTDEVFRQSFTFVDGYLHPGEQPGLGVKLDEEAAARFPYVPAYLPFNRLRDGTVHDW